The genomic region ATAAGGAGCGCCATAATGGGTCGGACCATGGACTCCCATGGTGGTTAAGTTGTTCGAGTTACTGTCAAATACTCCAAACAGGATCGGCTCCGCACCTTCCTTTTCGGGGAACCACCAGCCATGACGCGCTCTGACCACTTTGGGATCCAGCCCATAATTAAATTTAACCTGCTGTTTGCATTTACCCCGTTTATTTTCGATCCAGGCCCAATCACCTTCCTGGAGACCGAGTTTTTGCGCTGTTTCCGGATTAATGTCCATCTCAGGCTGGGGATGAACTTCCCGCATCGTGGGGAGCTGGCGGTGTTCAGAGTGGAACAGCCCAATCTGCCGGTGTCCTGTGGTCAGAATGAAAGGATACTCCTTCATGAGCTCAGGAGTGGAGTAAGGCCCTTCATAGGGCTCCATATGGTGGGGCAGCGGGTCAAACCCCCAAACATCAAACAAAGGCGAAGAAACTTCATATAAACCTGTTGCAGTAACAAAGCCCGGCTGCCCATCCTGGCGCAACAGGCCTTTTTCATATTTCTTGTAGGTATGGTTCCAATCCCACCAGTCATAGACTTTATGGGTCAATGCTTCAAAGTCATAGTCTACACCGTTGCCATCATCGTAGAGCATATCGGTGAGGAGATCACGAACGTTTTCGTATTTGTTAAAGTATTCAGGATTGATCCTCTTGCCCAGATCCAGCACGATCTGTTCATCGGCTTTGCTCTCAAAATAGGGTTCGGCTGCTTTGGTAATGGTTCTTAAAGGCTGCCACCAGGATCGGTAGCTATCGCGTTCCACGCTCATGGCTGCTGGCAGGACCAAGTCGGCAAAGGCTACTGCAGTAGGTGTCATGTAGTAATCGACCACAACCGTATAAGGCACCTTCTTCCAGGCCGCATAAACTCTGGGCGCTTCACCGGCCATATTGGCGATAGGATTGCTGCCGTGAACCCATAGCATTTGAACAGGGTAAGGCTTGCCGGATTCCATGGTCTCCAGAAGTTTATCAGGCGGAATAAACGGTGTATATCCGGATTCGTGGATGGCAGATTCATAAGTTCCAATCCGTTTTTGCAGCATTTCTTCAGAAATGCATTCAAGGCCGCAGCCATATTTTTTCGAACTGTTATAAGCATAGCGAAGGAGAATATTACCGCCGGGAACATCCAAATTTCCTGTAATTGCGACCATATCCGAAATGGCGGCAGAGGCTTCCATACCGGCGATTTGCATGTCGATGGCCAGACCCCATTGAACTCCTGCGGGTTTGGCTTTAGCATACATACGAGCGGCTGCGATGATTTGCTCTTTGGGAATCCAGGTAATTTCCGCTGCTTTTTCCACAGAATATTCCTGAACCCGCTCGACTAGTTCATCAAAACCGTAAGTCCACTGCTCCACAAAATCATGATCATAAAGGTCTTCGCTGATGATGACATTGAGGAAACCCAGAGCCAAGGCACAATCGGTACCGGGCCGGATTTTCAACCATAGATCGGCTTTAGCTGCCAACCAAGTCAAGGCGGGGTCAATCACAATCAGTTTGGTGCCCAGTTTCATTAGATCAACCAGCCAGTGCCCGACAAAGCCATCCCCATTGGAGGCTAAGGGCTCATTTCCCCAGACGACAACGACTTCCGGTACTTTCCATTCAGGGTTGTCATAACGCAAGGGATGAAACTGAGAAGCATCGAGAACCCAGCAGTCTCCCTGCTTAATCAAGTTGGCTGTCATGCGGGGCTGGTAGCAGGAGTCGGCGCTGAGGAAGCCAAAGGAAAGGTTAGGGCTGCCAAATACGGCGCGGGTAATCATCGCCGGCTGCCACATACAATTGCGGCCGGTTCCGACTAAAGATACGATGCCTTGAGGACCTGTTTTCTGTGAGATTTCTTTATGCTTTGCTTCAATCCAGTCGTAAGCTTCATCCCAGGAAACCCGTTTCCATTTA from Desulfitobacterium chlororespirans DSM 11544 harbors:
- a CDS encoding molybdopterin-dependent oxidoreductase gives rise to the protein MINKYSKDLYKEDWRWQEGEYEVTRTSVWTGPGCHNGCGVLCYTKDGKLAKIEGDPNFSYNQGRLCLRCINMVEQIYNNDRLKWPLMRVGKKGENKWKRVSWDEAYDWIEAKHKEISQKTGPQGIVSLVGTGRNCMWQPAMITRAVFGSPNLSFGFLSADSCYQPRMTANLIKQGDCWVLDASQFHPLRYDNPEWKVPEVVVVWGNEPLASNGDGFVGHWLVDLMKLGTKLIVIDPALTWLAAKADLWLKIRPGTDCALALGFLNVIISEDLYDHDFVEQWTYGFDELVERVQEYSVEKAAEITWIPKEQIIAAARMYAKAKPAGVQWGLAIDMQIAGMEASAAISDMVAITGNLDVPGGNILLRYAYNSSKKYGCGLECISEEMLQKRIGTYESAIHESGYTPFIPPDKLLETMESGKPYPVQMLWVHGSNPIANMAGEAPRVYAAWKKVPYTVVVDYYMTPTAVAFADLVLPAAMSVERDSYRSWWQPLRTITKAAEPYFESKADEQIVLDLGKRINPEYFNKYENVRDLLTDMLYDDGNGVDYDFEALTHKVYDWWDWNHTYKKYEKGLLRQDGQPGFVTATGLYEVSSPLFDVWGFDPLPHHMEPYEGPYSTPELMKEYPFILTTGHRQIGLFHSEHRQLPTMREVHPQPEMDINPETAQKLGLQEGDWAWIENKRGKCKQQVKFNYGLDPKVVRARHGWWFPEKEGAEPILFGVFDSNSNNLTTMGVHGPTHYGAPYKSTICKVYKVEPENDQVTPTEIVTRLGGFGYVKR